TCGTGGAGGATGAGGTGGTGATCGTGGTTGCACTCCTATGCATGGCTGAGGCAATGGAAACCGTGGCCGTGGACCTAGTGGATCGGGTCGCAGGAATCAGCAGCAACACTACTCCAACAACCACCACAGCTCTAGCGGTGGTCGAGACACTTGGCCCAAGTGCCAGGTGTGCTACAAGAAAGACCATGAGGCCTCAGAGTGCTGGAATCACTTTGATGAAAGTTATGTGCCTGACCCGAAgcttgttgctgttgctgctcaACACTCCTACACCGCTGACAACAATCGGTACACCGACATGAGGGCGACAGACCACATCACCAATGAGCTAGAGAAGCTTGCAACTCATGATAGGTATCATGACAATGATCAGATACACACCACCAATGGTGCAGGTATGGAGGTTAAATATATTGATCATACTACAGTTCCAACATCTACTTGTAGTTTACATCTAAAGATTGTCTTACATGTTCCTAAAGCTACAAAGAATCCTGTATTTGTTCATCGCCTTGTGAAAGATAACTCTGTCTTTCTAGAATTTCACCCCAATTATTTCTTGATCGAGGATCAGGCCACGAGGAGCACACTCCTTAAGGGAAGATGCCACAAAGGACTCTACTCTCTTCCTTCAGCTTATCCAATAAAGCAGGCATTTGAGCAGTCAAGCCATCTTTTGAGCGGTGGCACAGTCATCCGGGCTATCCTTCCTCTCCCATTGTTACTAGAGTTGTTAGAGATAATAATTTACCTTATTCCATCGAGTCTATAAGTCAGTCAATTTGTGATGCCTGTCAAAAGGCAAAAAGTCATCAGTTACCATATTCTAGATCTTCAAGTGAGTCTAGTTATCCTTTGGAACTCGTTTATTCTGATGTTTTGGGTCCTGCACCCAACTCTGTTGGAGGAAGAAAGTATTATGTCAGCTTCTTTGATGATTTCAAGAAATTTACTTGGATTTATCTTCTTaagtttaaatttgaaattttctagaaattccatgAGTTCCAAAATTTAGTTGAAAGATTGtttgataaaaaaattataactgtTCAAACTGACTGGGGGGAGGGGAATATCAAAGCTTGcactcattttttttttgagaaaattggCATTACTCATCATGTCTCATGCcctcatgctcatcaacaaaatggTTCAGTAGAACATAAGTATCGCCATATTGTTGAAGTTGATCTTGCTCTTCTCGCTTATGCTTCCATGGCCTTTAAAATTCTGGGATGAAGTGTTCCTAGATGCAACATACCTTATCAATCGCACTCCAAGTAAGGTCATCAATTACACGACTTCCCTAGAGCACCTATTCAAGCGCAAGCCTGATAATTCTTCTTTGCACATTTTTGGGTGCGCGTGTTGGCCTAATCCCCAACCCTACAACAAGCATAAGCTAGAGTTTTGCTCAAAACAGTGTTTGTTTCTTGGTTACAATCATCTTCATAAAGGCTTTAAGTGCCTAGATGTCTCTACTGGACGAGTTTACATATCTAGAGATGTTGTATTCgatgaaaatatttttcctttctcAAAACTCCATGATAATGCCAATGCAAGATTGAGAGCATAAATCTCTCTTCCATCATCCCTTCTTAATTCCACCCTGAGTACAAATGCTCTGGAACATGTAGATGAACATATGTCGAATTCTCCTGATTCTTTGGATTCTAATCATGAAATTGCCATTTGAAACTGATGAAGAAAATAGGATGTTTGGCACAACAAATAACATTGCAGGAACTTCCAATCTGTGCTCTGGACACGAGACGGATTCGGTAGAGATCCCAACAGCATCTTCCTCGAGAGCTCCACAAAATCCACCTCCGAGTTCGTGCGCAGCAGGCAAGCCGCTGGCCAGCGTGTCAGGCGACTGCGTGAGCCAATCTCCAGCAGCCGCACGTCTTGTGCCCTCCGCAGTGCGCACATGTGCACTCACAGATCTGCTCGCCCGCCAGTCTTTGGCTGCCACCTTTTCGGTGGATCCTGCGCATGACAGGGGCGAGTGTCAACTCCTAGATCTTCTATGCCAGAATTGCCCACAACTCCTGATGATCCTGCTACAGCGCTGCCTACGTCAACAAGACCAAAGACACAGCTTCATAGTGGAATTTGCAAGGAGAAGGTATATACTGATGGCACTATTAATAAATCATCTGGAGAACCTAATACTCTTGTAGAGGCCCTAAATAATAAATCTTGGAAGGCAGCCATGGATTCTGAGTATGAAACTTTAATGAAAAATAGGACTTGGCATTTGGTTCCACCTAAGAAAGGTTGCAGTATGATAGATTGTAAATGGGTTTATAAGAGTTAAGAGGAAAGCAAATGGTAACCTTGACAGATATAAAGCTCGTCTAGTTGCTAAGGGGTTTAAACAGAGATATGGGATAAACTATGAAGACACTTTTAGTCCAGTTGTTAAGGCAACTACCATCATAATAGTTTTGTCAATTGCTATCTCTAGGGGATGGAGCCTTCGTCAATTAGATATTCAAAATGCCTTCTTACATGGAGTTCTTGAAGAAGATGTGTATATGAAACAACCTCCAGGCTATGAAGATAGATCTACACCAGATTATATTTGCAAATTAGATAAGGCACTTTATGGCTTGAAACAAGCTTCAAGGGTGTAGTTTTCCAGGTTGAGTACAAAATTATATCAACTTGGGTTTAAGGCTTCTAAGGCAGATACTTCTATGTTCTTTTTCGATAAAGGGAGTGTAACCATGTTTGTTCttatatatgtggatgatattattATGGCCAGCTCGAATTCAGAAGCAACATCTATTCTCTTGCAAAATCTTAACAAAGAGTTTGCACTAAAGGACTTGGGAGAGTTCCATTACTTCCTTAGATTTGAGGTAAGTAAGGTGCGTGATGGAATTTTGTTGACACATGATAAATATGCTAATGATATATTGAACAGAGTTGGGATTTCGGCTTGTAAACATGTGTTATGCCTCTGCCTTCAAGTGAAAAGCTTTTGGTTCATGAAGGATCTCGGTCCTAATGATGCTACATAAGTGTAGTAGAAGCATTATAGTATTTAACTCTTACTAGGTCAGATATTTCGTTTTATGTGAATAAAATCTGTCAGTTTCTACATTCATCAACAACTGCTGTAAAGTGAATATTGAGGTACTTAAAGTACATGACCAAGATGGGTCTTAAGATTTGCAAATCAGCTTCTCTTCTTGTCAGTGGTTTTTCTGATGCAGATTGGGTAGGAAATATTGATGATAGGTGATCAACTGGAGGGTTTGCAGTCTTTCTTGGACCAAATCTTGTATCATGGAGTGCTAGAAAGCAAGCAACAGTGTCACGCTCAACTATAGAAGCAAAATATAAGGCCTTAGCCAATGCAACTGCAGAGATTATGTGGATTTAGACACTACTCCAAGAATTGGGAGTTCAAGCCAAGCTATACGGTGCGGCACTCGGAGATCTTCAAGAACAATCTTAACATTGTGTAACAACCCTAGACTTACATGCGTGTAACAAACCTTGTGTAACAACCCTGGACTTATATAGGTCAAAGGATTCTCCTGTTGTGGATAGAGATAGATTGATTCAAAGCTGTTGTAACCGAATTCTTTGGCCTTGCTCTCCAACAAAGCCAAAAAATTCACATAAATTATGGAGCTTTGTGTCATTTTAGAGTTAAAAAAAGTACATGCCGGGGTCCTTTTCCAACCGAGTGACTTTGTTGCttcgctcaaaaaaaaaaaaatagcgaCTTTGTTGCCCGGTTAAAACGATAGGTAACCAAACACCCAGTAGTAGTTACCACGCTAATCAACCTCATCCTGTGATCTTGCTAACAAATTCACCGCAATCAGCTCAGAGTGCCCCCATGCCTTCAACACTCATCACCGGCCACTGGAAAATATCCTCCCTCAACAGTTGCTCCCAGCCACCCACTCCCCACCGGCACCGGAGCTCCAAACATTCCCAGCCAGCTTCCTTCCGGCCGCCGAGCACGAGCACCTCGCCACCTCCCCACGCTCGGCCATGGAGGACTGGCTCTTCTACTCCCTCACCACGctcctctgcctcctctgctccctcctcctgcgcgccggccgcgcccgcagCCTGGGCGGCAGCaaggcccacgccgccgccgactcgctccctcccctcccgccaGGGCCAGCGCCGCTGCCGGTGTTGGGCCCGCTGCTCTTCCTCGCCCGCCGCGACTTCGACGTCGAGCCGGCGCTCCGCCGCATCGCGCGGGACCATGGCCCGGTCTTCACCTTCGCGCCGCTCGGCAGGTCCCGCCCCACCAtcttcgtcgccggccgcgcagCCGCGCACCGCGCCCTCGTCCAGCGCGGCGCGGCCTTCGCGTCCCGCCCGCCCACCACGGGCGCCGGCGTCGTGCTCACCAGTGGCGGGCGCAACGTCAGCTCCGCCCCCTACGGCGCCACGTGGCGCGCGCTGCGACGGAACCTCGCGTCCGGGGTGCTCAACCCGGCGCGGCTCCGGGGCGCCTTCTCGCCCGCGCGGCGGTGGGTGCTCGACGTCCTCGTCTCCCGCGTCCGctccgacggccgcggcggggagTCCCCGGTCCCCGTGATGGAGCCGTTCCAGTACGCCATGTTCTGCCTCCTCGTGTACATGTGCTTCGGCGGCGACCGCgtggtggacgacgacgacgcgcgcgTGCGGGACATCGAGGCCACGCAGCGGGAGCTCCTCGCCAACTTCCTCAGCTTCCAggtcttctccttcctcccgtcCGTCACCAAGCTCGTGTTCCGGCGCCGGTGGGAGAAGCTCGtctcgctgcggcggcggcaggaggagcTCTTCCTCCCGCTGATAGAAGCCAGGAgggacgccggcgccgacggggaCTGCTACGTGGACTCCCTGCTAAAGCTCACCATCCCCGAGGACGGCGGGAGGGCGCTAACCAACGGCGAGATCGTGAGCCTCTGCTCCGAGTTCCTCAGCGCCGGCACCGACACCACGGCCACCGCGCTGCAGTGGGTCCTGGCGAACCTCGTCAAGAACCCGGAGATGCAGGGCAGGCTGCGGGACGAGGtggccggcgtcgtcggcgccgccgccggcgaggtgcgGGAGGAGGACCTGCAGGCGATGCCGTACCTGAAGGCCGTCGTGCTGGAGGCGCtccggcgccacccgccgggccaCTTCCTGCTCCCGCACGCCGTGCACGAGGACACCACGCTGGACGGGTACCGCGTGCCCGCCGGCGCGCCGGTCAACTTCGCCgtgggcgacatcgggctcgaCGGGGAGGTCTGGGACGCGCCGTCAGAGTTCCGGCCGGAGCGGTTCCTCCCcggcggggaaggggaggaCGTCGACCTGACGGGCAGcaaggagatcaagatgatgccgTTCGGCGCCGGCCGGAGGGTCTGCCCCGGCATGGCGCTCGCGCTGATGCACCTCGAGTACTTCGTGGCCAACCTCGTGAGGGAGTTCGAGTGGCGCGAGGCTGACGGCGAGGAGGTGGACCTCGCCGAGAAGCTCGAGTTCACCGTCGTCATGAAGCGGCCGCTCAAGGCCAGAGCCGTGCCGCtgcggtcgccgccgcccacaGTCGCAGCTGCTTGATCGAGTGTTCTCTCTAGATAGCATGGCAATGAATTGGCAACAGAAAGAGTGTTCTTCTGGTTGCTCTAGCTGTGCATACCATGGGATTATAGAACCAAAGATACATGATGTTAAACAGATTTCTCTTGTTCTTTTGGGAACTTAGTTTGAAGCAGTAAGGTAATGCTGCACTAATGTGCTTGTATAATGTGTGTACAATAAGGCAGCAGTTAGTAAATATTTACTTTACTGAACTCCAAATGAAAAGTGTATAGAAAACTTGTATACGTTTCCAGAGCACTTGGAAGCGTTCAGCATTCAGCAAGCACATCGAGCCATTCCTCTATGCATTGGCTTGACAGTTTTCCAGAGGCAGTGTCATtgtgtttaggaagttgtttgtCCTCCTGCCATTTGAAAATACTATTAAGGCAGGAGCGGTTTGGGTTATAGCACAGATTTCAATACTGCAATTTAACCGGTCAATTTCTCTTATATCATAATGTCCATAGCAACAAAATTGCGATAACAAGAAAAGAATTCCAGTTACGAATTCATCAATGGTATCTGAGTTTTATTGTCACGGAATTGTAACAAATGGCCAAATGGGTCAATCACTCAACCAGCTAACTATTCCTATTACAGGCCTAGCTTGGGTCATGACTTCTCCCCAGTCCCCTCCTTAAGCAACAGCTTGTCTTACTGTGAACATGAATGAGCATTGGTTCTTCACAGCAGCGATTGTTACAGAACTGATGCTAATtgaaaacgacctataatttggagtAGGAGGAGTGATTTAAAAGAGGGAGATAATATGCCCATATTAGAAAGATATCTAATTAATTAATGTCTTTATTTGGCATTAAATCAGCCATACTTGGCAGTGAGAATAAAACTAGACACATTTGAATGAACTATATATATCTGCCAGTGGAATTAAAGCTGGACATTATCTGGAAATAAAAAAGCCACCAGTATGGCAAGTATTGTTTGGATCTGGAGATAAAGTTTagtcatgtcacatcgaatattcgaagccTAATTAGaagactaaatataagttaattataaaactaattaaacagatggaggctaaacggcgagacgaatttattaagcctaattagtccatcattagcaaatggttactgtagcagcacattgtcaaatcatggactaattaggcttaatagattcgtctcgccgtttagcctccatctgtacaatgggttttgtaaataatctatgtttaatactcccaattagtatctaaatattcaatgtgacaggggctaaagtttagcccggggatccaaacagccccttaataTCATACTATTTTTTTGTTGCTATATATACATATCGACCATGGAGCAACCAGTACTCACACATTCACCAGTCAACTTAGAGGAGTAG
The genomic region above belongs to Setaria italica strain Yugu1 chromosome VI, Setaria_italica_v2.0, whole genome shotgun sequence and contains:
- the LOC101782597 gene encoding cytochrome P450 89A2, with translation MEDWLFYSLTTLLCLLCSLLLRAGRARSLGGSKAHAAADSLPPLPPGPAPLPVLGPLLFLARRDFDVEPALRRIARDHGPVFTFAPLGRSRPTIFVAGRAAAHRALVQRGAAFASRPPTTGAGVVLTSGGRNVSSAPYGATWRALRRNLASGVLNPARLRGAFSPARRWVLDVLVSRVRSDGRGGESPVPVMEPFQYAMFCLLVYMCFGGDRVVDDDDARVRDIEATQRELLANFLSFQVFSFLPSVTKLVFRRRWEKLVSLRRRQEELFLPLIEARRDAGADGDCYVDSLLKLTIPEDGGRALTNGEIVSLCSEFLSAGTDTTATALQWVLANLVKNPEMQGRLRDEVAGVVGAAAGEVREEDLQAMPYLKAVVLEALRRHPPGHFLLPHAVHEDTTLDGYRVPAGAPVNFAVGDIGLDGEVWDAPSEFRPERFLPGGEGEDVDLTGSKEIKMMPFGAGRRVCPGMALALMHLEYFVANLVREFEWREADGEEVDLAEKLEFTVVMKRPLKARAVPLRSPPPTVAAA